A single window of Thermodesulfovibrionales bacterium DNA harbors:
- a CDS encoding YbhB/YbcL family Raf kinase inhibitor-like protein codes for MRISSAAFGHNGQIPKKYTCDGSDVNPPLTFAEIPADARSLALIVDDPDAPMGTWVHWVVWNIDPGTAEIKENSVPKGSVQGMNDFRKHDYGGPCPPSGIHRYFFKLYALDTTLNIGASAGKSALESSMKEHIVAKAQLMGLYERSR; via the coding sequence ATGAGGATTTCAAGCGCAGCCTTCGGGCACAACGGACAGATACCGAAGAAATATACCTGTGATGGCAGTGATGTCAACCCGCCGCTTACGTTTGCAGAAATTCCGGCCGATGCACGATCCCTTGCCCTCATAGTTGATGACCCAGATGCCCCCATGGGCACATGGGTACATTGGGTTGTTTGGAACATAGACCCGGGGACCGCAGAGATAAAAGAGAACTCTGTCCCCAAGGGATCAGTGCAGGGCATGAATGATTTCAGGAAACACGACTACGGAGGCCCATGCCCGCCTTCCGGAATACACCGATATTTCTTCAAGCTCTATGCACTTGATACGACCCTGAATATCGGCGCGAGTGCAGGAAAGAGTGCCCTTGAATCATCAATGAAAGAACATATCGTTGCAAAAGCACAATTAATGGGGCTTTATGAAAGAAGCAGGTGA
- a CDS encoding ACT domain-containing protein, which produces MKVEQISIFLENKSGRLADVAGVLARAGINIRALSLADTADFGILRLIVHDTEKAKVVLKENGFSVGKTEVLAVEVADRPGGLAEILNVMKAEGINVEYMYAFVRRSGGNAIIIFRFDELEKAIDSLQKAGIKILKGEEVYPL; this is translated from the coding sequence ATGAAGGTCGAACAGATATCGATATTCCTTGAGAACAAATCGGGCAGGCTTGCCGATGTGGCGGGTGTTCTGGCGCGGGCGGGAATAAACATACGGGCCCTCTCTCTTGCAGATACCGCTGACTTCGGCATTCTGAGACTGATCGTTCATGACACCGAGAAGGCAAAGGTCGTACTCAAGGAGAACGGCTTTAGTGTCGGAAAGACCGAGGTCCTGGCTGTCGAGGTCGCAGACCGGCCCGGAGGGCTCGCGGAGATACTGAACGTCATGAAGGCTGAAGGAATAAACGTGGAATATATGTACGCCTTTGTCCGGAGGAGCGGCGGCAATGCCATCATCATATTCCGCTTTGATGAACTTGAGAAGGCGATCGATAGCCTGCAGAAGGCCGGGATCAAGATACTGAAGGGGGAGGAGGTCTACCCCCTGTAA